One window of the Podospora pseudopauciseta strain CBS 411.78 chromosome 4, whole genome shotgun sequence genome contains the following:
- a CDS encoding hypothetical protein (COG:S; EggNog:ENOG503P4AU) has translation MSETRKRKHPANESSIKRTKSSKMPKETPPSKPPSQPTPSQPTLSTTPSNDGPFPVNWPKSLPFLTTPAYSPQITPSQLSLLRTLDPDLPTIPGSFPLGPAPHVKITPITDPKHPAHGQSGLFATQHLPPDTLILPYLGHYHPGSGPGLQDEDYDYTKSDYDLWLDRDADVAVDAARAGNEARFVNDYRGIPFTPPEPVPGQKKPPKQQKGKPNAEFKVAWDERTGQKVMSVWVLPRGKKGLNTGIERGEEVMVSYGRGFWEGRKQEGEGEN, from the exons ATGTCAGAAAcccgaaaaagaaaacacccCGCCAACGAGTCCAGTATAAAAAGGACCAAATCGAGTAAAATGCCGAAAGAAACACCGCCCTCAAAACCGCCATCACAACCCACGCCATCACAACCCACGCTATCCACCACTCCCAGCAATGACGGCCCCTTTCCCGTAAACTGGCCCAAATCCCTCCCTTTTCTCACTACCCCCGCCTACTCCCCTCAAATAACACCCTCCcaactctccctcctccgcaccCTGGATCCcgacctccccaccatcccggGATCTTTCCCCCTCGGGCCAGCACCTCACGTCAAAATAACCCCCATCACTGATCCAAAAC ATCCCGCCCACGGCCAATCCGGCCTCTTCGCaacccaacacctccccccagacaccctcatcctcccctaCCTAGGCCACTACCACCCCGGTTCCGGCCCCGGCCTCCAAGACGAAGATTACGACTACACCAAATCAGACTACGACCTCTGGCTAGACCGCGACGCAGATGTCGCCGTCGACGCAGCCAGAGCTGGCAACGAGGCTAGGTTCGTGAACGATTACCGCGGTATACCCTTCACCCCCCCGGAGCCAGTCCCCGGGCAGAAGAAACCACCAAAGCAACAAAAGGGGAAGCCAAACGCCGAGTTCAAAGTCGCGTGGGATGAGAGGACGGGACAAAAGGTGATGAGCGTGTGGGTTTTGCCtaggggaaaaaaagggttGAATACCGGGAtcgagaggggggaggaggtgatggtgagttATGGGAggggtttttgggagggacggaagcaggagggggagggtgagaaTTGA